A section of the Saccharopolyspora gregorii genome encodes:
- a CDS encoding phosphatidate cytidylyltransferase has translation MSASAPDEPSRPSRAGRDLRAAIAVGVVLGAAVILSLLMLRHLFIGIVAVAAAVSTVELAGALRRGADIRVSLLPVLVGGQLMIWLSWPFGLRGLLVAFTITTLGCLAWRFRLGVDGYLRDVTASVFTAAYVPMFASFAAMLAVPSDGAFRALCFMIGVVASDTGGYAFGVLLGKHPMAPSISPKKSWEGFAGSMLTGAVAGVLSVVLLLGGEWWQGALFGAALVCSATLGDLMESVIKRDLGIKDMGNMLPGHGGLMDRMDSLLPSAVVAWMMLFWLLPQ, from the coding sequence ATGTCCGCTTCCGCACCGGACGAGCCGTCGCGCCCCTCCCGGGCGGGTCGTGATCTGCGGGCGGCGATCGCGGTGGGCGTCGTGCTGGGCGCCGCGGTGATCCTGTCGTTGCTGATGCTGCGGCACCTGTTCATCGGCATCGTCGCGGTGGCGGCCGCGGTGTCCACGGTGGAGCTGGCCGGGGCGCTGCGCCGCGGCGCGGACATCCGGGTGAGCCTGCTGCCCGTGCTGGTGGGCGGGCAGCTGATGATCTGGTTGTCCTGGCCGTTCGGGCTGCGTGGCCTGCTGGTGGCGTTCACGATCACGACGTTGGGCTGCCTGGCGTGGCGGTTCCGGCTCGGCGTGGACGGTTATCTGCGCGATGTGACGGCGTCGGTGTTCACCGCCGCGTACGTCCCGATGTTCGCGTCGTTCGCGGCGATGCTGGCGGTGCCGTCGGACGGCGCGTTCCGCGCGCTGTGCTTCATGATCGGTGTGGTGGCCTCGGACACCGGTGGTTACGCGTTCGGCGTCCTGCTGGGCAAGCACCCGATGGCGCCGTCGATCAGCCCGAAGAAGTCCTGGGAGGGCTTCGCGGGTTCGATGCTGACGGGCGCCGTGGCGGGCGTGCTGTCGGTGGTGCTGCTGCTGGGCGGCGAGTGGTGGCAGGGCGCGCTGTTCGGCGCCGCGCTGGTGTGCAGCGCGACGCTGGGCGACCTGATGGAGTCGGTCATCAAGCGGGACCTGGGGATCAAGGACATGGGCAACATGCTGCCCGGTCACGGTGGCCTGATGGACCGGATGGATTCGCTGCTGCCGTCCGCGGTGGTGGCGTGGATGATGTTGTTCTGGCTGCTCCCGCAATGA